In a single window of the Raphanus sativus cultivar WK10039 chromosome 9, ASM80110v3, whole genome shotgun sequence genome:
- the LOC108827430 gene encoding kunitz trypsin inhibitor 2-like: MSSLPPLASFLITLLLAAAVCIHGEESVRDTNGNEVRIGEQYFIQPINTGSNGGGLVPIDQTFPICQPLGITEALGGEPGVPVNIAYRSGFLTPLKVIKTNLNITIEFEYNLCNELSKFWEVEEFGDPTKPAIRIGGSPKEPRSWFKIEKVKDDGTYKLTTPAGTVGAIPILGSTPRLVLTNDVSKIISVKFIKVNDATTDVTSRVEKLGLRMIPFY; encoded by the coding sequence ATGTCATCATTACCTCCATTAGCCTCCTTTCTCATCACTCTCCTGTTGGCTGCAGCAGTCTGCATCCACGGAGAAGAATCGGTAAGGGACACCAATGGGAACGAAGTTCGAATCGGTGAACAATACTTCATCCAACCGATCAATACCGGGAGTAACGGAGGTGGTCTTGTCCCAATTGATCAGACATTTCCCATTTGTCAACCACTTGGCATCACCGAAGCACTTGGGGGCGAACCGGGCGTGCCGGTTAACATAGCATATAGATCGGGGTTCCTCACGCCATTAAAAGTTATCAAAACAAATTTGAATATAACCATCGAGTTCGAGTACAACCTCTGCAATGAGCTCTCCAAGTTCTGGGAAGTCGAGGAATTTGGGGATCCTACTAAGCCTGCAATTCGCATCGGTGGTAGTCCTAAGGAACCAAGGAGCTGGTTCAAGATAGAGAAAGTGAAAGACGATGGAACATACAAATTGACCACCCCTGCCGGAACTGTTGGAGCCATCCCAATATTGGGAAGTACACCACGACTAGTTCTTACCAATGATGTGTCTAAGATCATCTCCGTCAAATTCATCAAAGTTAATGATGCTACTACCGATGTTACTTCCCGTGTTGAGAAGTTAGGTCTAAGGATGATCCCATTCTACTAA
- the LOC108826275 gene encoding kunitz trypsin inhibitor 2-like, translated as MSALLPLASSLITLLLAAAICIHGEESVRDTNGNEVRIDEQYFIQPINTKSDGGGLVPLDDPFTSCQPLGITEAFWGEPGVPVNIAYRSGFITPLKVIKTNLNITVEFKYNLCMELSKFWEVEGSPRNPAQPAIRIGGSPKEPSSWFKIEKVGEEEKNTYKLTTPAGTVGAIPIPGSTPRLVLTNDVSKVISVKFMKVNDATTSQDHVM; from the coding sequence ATGTCAGCATTACTCCCATTAGCCTCCTCTCTCATCACTCTCCTGTTGGCTGCAGCAATCTGTATCCACGGAGAAGAATCTGTAAGGGACACCAACGGGAACGAAGTTCGAATTGATGAACAATACTTCATCCAACCGATCAATACCAAGAGTGACGGAGGTGGCCTTGTCCCACTTGATGATCCATTTACCAGTTGTCAACCACTTGGCATCACCGAAGCATTTTGGGGTGAACCGGGCGTGCCGGTTAACATAGCATATAGATCGGGGTTCATCACGCCACTAAAagttataaaaacaaatttgaataTAACCGTCGAGTTCAAGTACAACCTCTGCATGGAGCTCTCCAAGTTCTGGGAAGTCGAGGGATCCCCACGGAATCCCGCTCAGCCTGCAATTCGCATCGGTGGTAGTCCTAAGGAACCAAGTAGCTGGTTTAAGATAGAGAaagtgggagaagaagaaaagaacacTTACAAACTCACCACTCCTGCCGGAACCGTTGGGGCTATCCCAATACCGGGAAGTACACCACGACTAGTTCTTACCAATGATGTGTCAAAGGTCATCTCCGTCAAATTCATGAAAGTTAATGATGCTACTACTAGTCAAGACCATGTAATGTAA
- the LOC108826495 gene encoding kunitz trypsin inhibitor 2-like produces MAIMTSLASFIITLLLAAAVCTHGEESVRDSNGNEVRLDEQYYIQPISTWSNGGGLAPLAGLNPFCEPRSITEALAGEAGVPVSIAYPPKFITSLQVVKTNISITIEFKSNDDCKDLSMFWQVYDARYVIEPPILTGGRPEKLNSRFKIEKVGEKDGTNIYKLTTSAGTVGGIPVLGAKPHRVLLLTNDVANIIYVKFIKINDVSSTSRVEKLGLRMIPFY; encoded by the coding sequence atggcAATCATGACATCATTGGCCTCTTTTATCATCACTCTCCTGTTGGCTGCAGCTGTCTGCACCCACGGAGAAGAATCAGTAAGGGACAGCAATGGGAACGAAGTTCGACTCGATGAACAATACTACATCCAACCGATCAGTACATGGAGTAACGGTGGTGGTCTTGCTCCACTTGCTGGTCTAAATCCCTTTTGTGAACCACGTAGCATCACCGAAGCACTTGCGGGTGAAGCGGGCGTGCCAGTTAGCATAGCATATCCACCGAAGTTCATCACGTCATTACAAGTTGTCAAAACAAATATCAGTATAACCATCGAGTTCAAGTCCAACGATGACTGTAAGGACCTATCCATGTTCTGGCAAGTCTACGACGCACGGTATGTCATTGAGCCTCCAATTCTCACCGGTGGAAGACCTGAGAAACTAAATAGCCGGTTTAAGATAGAGAAAGTCGGAGAAAAAGATGGAACAAACATTTACAAATTGACCACTTCTGCCGGAACCGTTGGAGGCATCCCAGTATTGGGAGCAAAACCGCACCGAGTTCTACTTCTCACCAATGATGTGGCTAACATCATATACGTAAAATTCATCAAAATTAATGATGTTAGTTCTACTTCTCGTGTTGAGAAGTTAGGTCTAAGGATGATCCCATTCTACTAA